Proteins from a single region of Desulfuromonadales bacterium:
- the amrB gene encoding AmmeMemoRadiSam system protein B, giving the protein MQRSPAVAGQFYPLQPDVLRQTVKELLPKVPAPQPAIGVLVPHAGYVYSGAIAGETFARVQIPSRVVIIGPNHRGVGHPAAVFPAGSWLTPLGEVTVDGELADNLLAECPGLSADPAAHRFEHSLEVQVPFIQVLNPQAAIVPICLGHLRLEDLLAIGKAVGGALSRFGEKVLLVASTDMTHYEPGDIARGKDHLALDRVLALDPEGLYRKVCERRISMCGFMPTILMLAAAAELGATAASLVRYGNSGEVTGDQTEVVGYAGVIVT; this is encoded by the coding sequence TTCAGCCGGACGTTCTGCGCCAAACCGTAAAAGAGCTGTTGCCGAAAGTCCCGGCGCCACAGCCGGCCATCGGCGTCCTGGTGCCCCACGCCGGCTATGTCTATTCCGGAGCCATCGCCGGCGAGACCTTCGCCCGGGTCCAGATCCCCTCCCGCGTCGTTATCATCGGACCCAATCACCGCGGAGTCGGTCACCCCGCCGCTGTTTTTCCGGCCGGCAGCTGGCTTACCCCGCTCGGGGAAGTGACAGTTGACGGCGAACTCGCAGACAACCTTCTCGCCGAGTGCCCCGGCCTGAGCGCCGACCCGGCGGCCCACCGCTTCGAGCATTCCCTGGAAGTTCAGGTCCCGTTCATCCAGGTCCTCAATCCGCAAGCCGCCATCGTGCCGATCTGCCTCGGGCATCTGCGCCTGGAAGATCTGCTGGCTATCGGGAAAGCGGTGGGGGGTGCGCTGAGCCGTTTCGGGGAAAAAGTCCTGCTGGTCGCCAGCACCGATATGACCCATTACGAACCGGGCGACATCGCGCGCGGAAAAGACCATCTGGCCCTCGATCGGGTCCTCGCGCTCGATCCGGAAGGGCTTTACCGGAAGGTGTGCGAGAGGAGAATTTCCATGTGCGGCTTCATGCCGACGATATTGATGCTGGCGGCGGCTGCGGAGCTTGGAGCAACTGCCGCCAGCCTGGTGCGCTACGGGAATTCGGGGGAGGTCACCGGCGACCAGACCGAGGTGGTCGGCTATGCCGGCGTGATTGTCACGTAA